One genomic region from Epinephelus fuscoguttatus linkage group LG8, E.fuscoguttatus.final_Chr_v1 encodes:
- the cacng8b gene encoding voltage-dependent calcium channel gamma-4 subunit: MVCEKGIQILLTTVGAFAAFGLMTVAIGTDYWLYSRALICNSTANVTQDDPHNKDKKDPGALTHSGLWRICCLEGVKRGVCSQINHFPEDADFDHDGAEYVLRVVRASNIFPILSAILLLMGGVCIAASRFYKSKRNIILGAGILFVAAGLSNIIGVIVYISAALGDISPKKDEDKKWQYSYGWSFYFGGLSFIMAEMVGVLAVNIYIEKNKELRCRSRTDIFKSTTHAMLRLPSYRFRRRSRSSSRSTDPSRSRDPSPVGGGGGKNFGLPPSALLSQGPISVSTLPNPHSRSHTALAGGDISLYTLSRDPKLGGLPPMYGTVDRATLYQLHNCFPKDGGGGGVMMSGTLPSLKSHNPSNSSNSNAPMPNSVGSGPPPFTSSTVDRERGMGTLDRLKGDRESNSNTLNRKTTPV; this comes from the exons ATGGTGTGTGAGAAGGGGATCCAGATCCTCCTCACCACCGTGGGGGCATTCGCTGCCTTCGGCCTGATGACGGTGGCAATAGGGACGGACTACTGGCTGTACTCCCGTGCCCTCATCTGCAACAGCACAGCCAATGTTACCCAGGATGACCCCCATAACAAGGACAAGAAGGATCCTGGGGCGCTCACCCACTCTGGACTGTGGAGGATATGCTGCCTGGAAG GAGTAAAGCGAGGAGTGTGTTCTCAGATCAACCACTTCCCAGAAGATGCAGACTTTGACCATGACGGGGCAGAGTACGTCCTAC GGGTAGTCAGGGCTTCCAACATTTTCCCGATCCTCAGTGCCATCCTGCTGCTGATGGGAGGGGTTTGTATCGCTGCTAGTCGTTTCTATAAGAGTAAAAGGAACATCATCCTGGGGGCGGGAATTCTCTTTGTGGCTGCAG GTCTGAGTAACATAATTGGAGTGATCGTGTACATCTCGGCCGCACTGGGGGACATCTCTCCTAAGAAGGACGAGGATAAGAAGTGGCAGTACTCCTACGGTTGGTCCTTTTACTTCGGAGGCCTGTCCTTCATCATGGCCGAGATGGTGGGGGTGCTAGCTGTCAACATCTACATCGAGAAGAACAAGGAGCTGCGCTGCCGCTCGCGCACCGATATTTTCAAGAGCACCACGCACGCCATGCTCCGCCTGCCCAGCTACCGCTTCCGTCGCCGCTCCCGCTCTTCGTCCCGCTCCACTGACCCTTCCCGCTCCCGAGACCCCTCACCTGTAGGGGGAGGTGGGGGCAAGAACTTTGGCCTGCCCCCCTCTGCGCTGCTCTCCCAGGGCCCCATTTCAGTATCCACTTTACCGAACCCCCACTCTCGCTCCCACACGGCCCTGGCTGGAGGTGACATCTCTCTCTATACGTTGTCCCGCGACCCCAAACTGGGGGGTTTGCCACCCATGTATGGAACGGTGGACAGGGCCACGCTCTACCAGCTCCACAACTGCTTCCCAAAggatggagggggagggggggtgatGATGAGTGGTACACTTCCCTCACTGAAGTCCCACAACCCTTCCAATTCTTCCAACTCCAACGCGCCGATGCCCAACTCAGTGGGCTCCGGCCCTCCACCCTTCACCTCATCCACAGTAGACAGGGAGCGAGGGATGGGGACTCTGGACAGGCTGAAGGGAGACAGGGAGAGCAACTCTAACACCCTTAATAGGAAGACGACGCCTGTGTAG